Genomic window (Musa acuminata AAA Group cultivar baxijiao chromosome BXJ1-9, Cavendish_Baxijiao_AAA, whole genome shotgun sequence):
ATGTTTCGATGTATAAAATTTTTAgtagttatttattatttataaacaaTAACAAATTTAGATGTTTACTAAAatcttaatatttcttttatgctAGTCTAAAGACGAGAAAATCCAATTTGtttattatataagaaaaaaataaatagaagaaaTATCTTTCTTAAGGTAACTCAAATTCAAactcaaaatatttatatatccTCTCACATCTTTAAATCTACCAGAAGAATATTCCAAGGGCATTCACAATGTTTTTCTTTATATTTCTCAATCACGAAATCTAGAGATTGATGATGTATTTGTAGGAATAAATTTTAATTCACTAAAAACTCTGTTTCCTACTTAATATATAGCCTTAATTATAATCATCTAATCAAAACCCCTTCAAATAATTTGAATCTAATTAAGACTAAAAAAAAATAAGTACTAATCCTATCATTCTATGCGGAGAAATTACCATAATAATAtagttgatgagggtaataacggCGACATGATGCGCTACGACGTCAGCCATGACTAGACGACACTCTGCCTGGAAGAGGACAATAATGTCGACACGATGGGCGCTGACGTCGCCCGCTCTCAGACAAagacttcatcgttgtctgacccaacGCGCTCGACCGAGGTAGAGGAGAACGACCACCGAggcacgcccataccctgcggcagttcggttcccCACGCAACGTCAATGGCGATGTCAAACGCCATCAGAGGTATGATCCTGTCCCCCGCAGGCAAGCACGTCAGGTAACATTAAattaccctataaatacccccgagtgctAAACAGAAGGGGGGAGACTTCTTCACTAAAAAAGATtccttccacatcatctaacttgatcgtcggaggggtcgggtcgagcttccgacccgacctatgtgcaggtacAAGGGCAAGGTTGCATCTTCCCAGCGCCGCAGAAAAGCTTTACTCCCTACGAAACGTCCCGCCCGGACCATCGTAACCGGCCACCCCGGCTGTCCCGAGGAATGCCGTGTaagatccccgcgcattcggacccgaaccaagccacgtCGATCCCGAGGCCATGACATAAAGTTGCTTACACCAACAATAGTAAACCACATACCTAGTAATTTCTCAATAGAAGTAAGTAAACAtggatccatccatccatccatcaattTCTTTTGGAGCTTTTGATTCCTTGGATGATAGTTTTGCTGGGACCCACCCTTCACTGTTTTTGTCTGGGTACGGAGATAGTTTTGTTTGCTTTCGAGTCCTCATACCCTCAGTAATGAACATTACATCCATCGGTTCATCTTGAATTATAACTACGACGAGTTGTCCTTCGAACTCATGCTTAAGAAAGATTACGAGGTTCTTCAAGACGGAATCATCCGTCATCGAGGACAAAAGAAAACAAACGCTATGTGTTGTGTGGTGATCATCAATGCTTTACACAAAGATATTAGATATTAGATGCCGGTTGAGAGCATCCAATTAAAGGGAGGGGTTTACTGTTGCATATGTCATTGCAATCAAATCATGTTTGAAGTTGATTAATGTTTGGCTTACTTATATCCAATCGAATGATTCTTTTGACTAACCATTAACCCCCTTCATACTCGTAGGAGGTGGTGGCCAACCCAGCGGCACAATTTCCCCAGGAGAATACCATCCACCCGTTCGGTCCGGTTCTCTTGGGGTCCACTCGCCATTGGACCTTCCGTCGCTTCCATGGCGGACTACTGAGAGTCCTGCGCCTGCGTCGGTAGACACGTCACGTGGGATTCCACTGTCCCATGACACGACCCTATATCCTCGTCCCGCATTTcttttaattatcttttcttttcttatccACATGATGCCCATCAGACGGCTAGAATTCCTTGTTAAATCTCGTGCGGCGAGCGACCACGTCAAGCTATTTGAGGGCCTCATTCGTTGTTCGTGTCACGAAGCCTCCGTACTGACGCTCCGTGCGACGGAGATCACTTGACGTGGCACCGTTAAGACCCTCTGATCCGTGGTGCGCGCTTGGTCCCGTGTGCCGCGATGGCACCGGAATATCCTATATCATCGGCACAGCTGCTTCCCACCCCAGTGCAAGAaggacgcgagagagagagagagagagagagaggcaccagCGGTTGCTCCCCCAAACTCCCCTGCAGCGAAGCGAAGACCGTGAAGCGCTGTCGCTTTACATGGACGGATCTGGaggagcggcggcggtggagggggACCTGGAGGCGGCGGAGAAGCTGATCATGCGGTGGGACTCCACGGCGTCTTCCGCCGGGGACGAGCGGATGCTCTTCGATGGTGGGGACCGCTCGGACGCCGAAAGGTTCCTCCGTGCCGTCGACGAGATCCGCCGTTCGATCAGGGAACCGATCGCCACCGGTAGCCCCCGGCGGTCGTCCTCATCCGCGTTCCACTCCTCCTCGGAGAACGCGATCCAGATCGCCATGGCCCGACTCGAGGACGAGTTCCGCAACCTGCTTCTGACCCGGCCTAATGAGATCGAAGTCGATGAGCTCGTCGATCTGAGCACGCTATCCATGAAGAGCTCCGCGTCCGGGGAGGGATCCGGTGATCTGTCAGATGCCGAGGGAGGCGGCGGTGTCGACGGCGGGGAGGAGCATGCCTTCTTGTCTGAGACGGTGGAGggaagcagcagcagtagcagaatCAGGCGGAGCAGCATGCGGTCGACGAGGAGCATCCGGGAGATCGATCTGCTGCCGTCTGACGCGGTCGATGACCTCCGGAGTATCGCCGAGCGGATGATCGCCGCCGGGTACGGCCGGGAGTGTGTCCAGGTGTACGCCGGCGCCCGGAAGGCGGCAGTGGACGTGTGCCTACGCCAGCTCGGGGTGGAGAAGCATAGCATCGGCGAGGTCCAGCGTCTCGAGTGGGACGCCCTGGAGGCTAAGATCCGGCGCTGGATCCGCGCCGCCAAGATCTGCGTCCGCATCGTTTTTTCCAGCGAGCGCCGTCTTTGCGAGCGTGTCTTTGACGGCCTCGGCATCACTGACGATGCCCCTTTCACTGAGACAGTCAGGGGCGCGGCCATCCAGCTCTTTGGATTCGCCGAGGCCATCAGCATCGGCCGCCGGTCACCAGAGAAGCTCTTCAAGATCCTCGACCTCCATGACACCATCTCCGACCTCCTCCCGGACATCGCCGCCGTATTCCTATCCAAGTCTGCCGAGTCCATCTACACCCAGGCCGCCGAGATTCTCTCCCGGCTCGCCGAGGCCGTCCGAGGCATTCTCTCGGAATTCGAGAACGCAGTGCTTCGAGATCCACCCAAGACCGCGGTCCCTGGTGGCACCATCCATCCCCTCACTCGCTACGTAATGAACTACATCAGCCTCATCTCCGACTACAAGCCCACGCTCATCGAGCTCATAATTACGAGGCCATCGGCGAGCTCTCGGTTCTCTGGCGATGATCAAGCCGCAGTTGGGGCTACACCACCGGAGATCGAATTCCCGGAGGCCGAGAACCAGACCCCCCTTGCCGCCCACTTGATCTGGATCATTGTTGTTCTTGCGCACAATCTCGAGAACAAGGCGAACCTTTACAAGGATACCGCTCTTGCCCACCTCTTCTTGATGAACAACGTCCACTATATCGTCCACAAGATGAAGGGTTCGCCTGAGCTCCGTGAAATGATCGGTGATGAATACTTAAGAAAGCTCACCGGGAAGTTCCGGCTGTCGGCAACAAGCTACCAGCGGGCGACGTGGGTAAGAATCCTACACTGCTTGAGAGATGAGGGGATTCATGTCAGTGGGAGCTTCTCGTCCGGCGTCTCCAAGTCGATGCTGAGGGAGAGGTTCAGGGCCTTCAATGCTGCTTTCGAGGAGGCTCATAAAACCCAAGCTATATGGTTTGTGCCAGACACACAGCTGAGAGAGGAATTGAGGATTTCGATCTCCGAGAAGTTGTTACCAGCGTATAGGTCCTTTCTTGGCCGGTTCCGGCAACATATAGAGAGTGGGAGGCACCCTGAGATGTACATTAAGTACTCTGTTGAGGATCTTGAGATATCCTTGTCCGACTTTTTTGAAGGTTGCCCTCCTTCTTTAAACAACAGAAGAAGATCTCACTAAATCACATGTGGTATCAAGAAAGGAGACTGATGATTCGGTTAGTTGATATTCTTTAATTTCTTAAGAGGGAAACGATGAGGTGACAAGTCTTAGCAGCACAGATATGTGGAGTATTGAAGAATTTAGCGTAGCTGATGGAGAGCTCAGAAGTCCCACGTAATATTTGTATCTGATATGAAGATCTTGTTGGAGGATTCAAATAACTCAGGGGGTTCGCCTGTTTAGTTTCCCTCCCTCTGTAAGCAAGtttgttttctcttttatttagTATTTGTTTAGCATGTTTATATTGTGTCTACTTTTTGCATCCCTTGGGGAATTACTAGATATGAAAATTTTCTGAACTTctgttttttcttcatttttgttCGTTGTGGATGATTATTTTAATGTATCGTCTTGGTTGTAGGGTCACTTTTGTGAGGGTTTGTACTTTGTAGATTGTATTACAATTTTGTTTCACGGACTTTTTACTTCTATGTTTCATTTCTTCTGTCATGAATCATTCTTAAGATGTTTGTAGAtcaaggaaataatatttttcGGTGGGAACATATGAGCCTGGCAGTTTGCAGACTGTTATCCTCTGAAGAAAACCATTTTAGTTCACTAACAGACTCTGATCACACGCAAATGTGTTCTACTTATGCAAGTTTTTAGTACCTAATACTCATCTTGCCTGCTCTGTTATTCCAACTCTTTTCATCTGAAGATCATTTTTGGTTTACTGAAATCATTGACGTGAAATCGAgaatatctcatttttttcttgtagacacTAGCTTGTTTCGGTAGTTCATAGCATGTCAGTGATTTTACAACATCAGCAGATAAAATATGGAATAGTTTGTaaacattttatttttaaagGTTGCTTTGTCACTTAACTGAAATATTCATTTGAAAAACATAAAATCTTGGGTATACAGAAACAATCTAATCAGTTCCATAAAACATGGTATACTACCAGGCAATAATTGTAATTCTAACATGCAACACAGGTTTTTGATCAAGAAAGTAGAGGAAGATGCAACACACATTGGTAATATAGTTGCTTACACAAAACCAAATTTATTGGAGATATATCTTCTCACAGCAAAGTCTGTTGATATTTATACTACTGGTCAAGGTATATCTGTATTTGGCCAAATAATCTATGTGAAATAAAGTCTTAGGGAACCAGGAAAATGAAGAACCAACTATACTTCACAATCAGAAAGCTGATTACTGATTGGTAAAACTCTTTGGCACCATAAAATTCTCTTATAAAGTGTGAAGAGGTTCTAGGAATACAGAACTGTGTAAGCTCTCTGACTGATATGGAAGTTCACTTTTTTCATGATTGGTGGCAAAGTTTGAAGGACTGAGTTCATGATGTTGGGTCTGTGGCATTTAGAAAATATTATATCAAGTTTGTTTACCAAAAGTCTAAGGATTGTTTCTATTTCACTTTGTTTGTGACCACACTTATCATGGTGAAGTGCTGTAACAGAATCCTTTGAGAGTATCATTGGACATATATTTCATAGACATCTGTGGTGCAATGGCTACCATCTCAGTGGACAAAGTGTGttgtctttttcttccttttaaaACATTAAGTTGTGCCAGGCCTGCATATCATCATGTTGATCACATTAAATGTCAAAAGCCTTTTTATGATTGATAGCTcacagaaaaaaataataaaaaagcttTTGATTTTCTCCTTGGCTTTCATTCTATGTTTAATGCTTCTTGTTGCACATCTTTTGTCTCTCTAGCATGTTTTGGTTTTCTCCATTATTTTCCTTCACTTAACTCTAATATCATTAGGAAAcccattgatgatatccatacCCCTGTCACCTTTCTTCCATCTATTCATCCTGAATGGTGCTCATAGACTTTCAGGTGTTTTGAGGGATTCAGCAAAGTCAAGTAAGCATTTCCATTCTTGATGTTACAAACAACCTCTCCTACACTTGGCCCTTTCATTTTTCACCTACCTTATTGTAATCTACCTTTTTAAGGTCGAAAAGGCATACACAAACTTCACCTGTGACTATTCATGGATCTTGGATCCCTTGATACCTTCTATTCTCTATCTGTTGATTTTGTCCACATCAAAAGTGGTCGAGGGTAGGTCAGAGTCTTTTTATATACTTGTAACCAATTAAGCATTAGAAAAGATCATGACATCACCATGGTTTGAAATGATCTGTTAATCAAATTCAGGATCTTTTATCAGCTAATGTAGAATAAGGAAAATGACTAGTATTGGCATGATAGCAAAACATCCTCTTACTTTTCCTTCTTGTCACTGCTGTTATGCACAAATCATGGTATATATTGGTAATAGCATAATCATTAATTGAAAATtgtcaacaacaataacaacaacgatAAAACCATAAATTCCAACTATTTAGGGTCagttacatgaatcttttgttgCCACTGAAAGTTGTcagcttgaaagaaatgttgggaAGAGCTTCACTAATAGCTAAATTTTTTGCTTTTGATGATAGATTTAACAAAAGCTGTTTGTGAAGTTGGAAgtaatccttgaaagaattggttGCCTCAAATGGCACAAATGGGAACTGGAAGGGCATTGATTCTGTCCTTTTGGTGGTTGATTACCATTTACTAACTTTTTATTATCATGATCATCTCATCAAATAGTTTTGTTTAGCTTCAAGAATGTGACCATGTTGTTGCAATTATGGCCCACCGGTCCTTTGTCATAACTTCCTAACACAATACATGCTGCATGCCGGAATGTGCCAACACACAAGACCTGCTAGCATGCCTGTAGCATGGGCTGGCACGACAAAAGAAAGCATCACTTGTGGTTAACGACCGAAGAAGAAGATGGATAATGCAGTAAGGTCACTTGGACTAGCAGATTCCTAATTAGTTAGATGAGATGCATCTAAGACTGAGATTTGGTTTATAAGAACTGGGTCTCTTATCTAGTTGCAGAATGTTACATACTATGCAGTACTGCCCCTTACAGGCTCAAAACTGACAAtccatgttctttagaaggaaaTATCAGTTGTTGTAAATAGCTATTAATTTTCCAAGTAGTTGGCAACTGAACTCAAATACTCTAATTATGTTATCTGCTTCCAACACCATTCCTTCGCTTGGTACATCCCTTTACAGGTGAAACTGGAATCGTCCATTTTTTTGTTTTTAGCTTTGTCAGCCATTGGTTTTAGATATATGAAATCTCATGTGTTTGGGCTTTGTTACTTCTTAGAAATACTGTACAAGGCATTGAGAAACTCCCATTTGATGTATGATTTCAGCTATATAAACTTTTACCTTGTTTAGCTTTTTCTTTGTGATtgttccttttttgttttttcatcAAAGACagaaaattcaaaatcatgtttatttgctgtgtcaaaattttcttctctttcttaatcTTTCTGATGTCGTCGAACTTTTATACAGCATACCTTATATTTGCTATTGATATGACATAGCTTTCGACAggaatattttgtttttttttgtttttgttttgtcctGAATGATGTGCCGGTGACAgccatttgaagaactctacccCAAGTATAGAAGCAGCCATTTCtattgttgtgatttgattttaGTACTGTAGCTTCAATTTTTATGAACAGTTTTGTTTGTGTCTTACTCGTCTTTTATGTGATACTAAATGACTTGACAGAACATTGGTATCACTGAACTGTGATGGGAATCATACTCAATGGAtctattttcagtaagatacctcAAAATTCTGTCTTCAGTGATAATAGTCTGATAATTCAGAATTTGCTATTTCGAAGTCAATACACATGGCCATGTGGTCAGCCTTTATAAAATGGTATCAGTTAATAATTATTTGTTAGATTTCTTTATCTAAAAAATTAGTAGAGACTATAAATaaaagtttatatatataattataattgtaATTATAATGGATCTCAAATAATTGGGATTTTACTTTGTTATAGTAGTTTCGAATTCTATTTGGGTAACCTCTCTAATGCGCCAAGAAGGTATAGCTCGCATGGTGTGCTCCATCTAGTAAACAACGTGGACGTGAACATGGATTTGTCCTATTTTTCTCCAATCAGAACTTTGGTAGGCGAGCGGGTAGAGCAGAAAAGGGTTACAAAGGCGTTTGCTCTTTGTGTTTAAACCAACGAGAACACTTTTGAAAACCCCCCGTCGTGTCCGAAGCTATTTGGTGACCTCGCCGAGGTAAACCGTGACAGGCAAGACGGACAACTTTATAACCTCTTGGTGTGTTCAGCTTCAGCTTCAGTTTCCACCTCCAATCCCTCAAAGATGATGCACATCACCTTCTACTGGGGTAAGAAGGCGACGATCCTGTTCGACTCGTGGCGGACCGACTCCTGGCCGGGCTACCTCCTCAGCCTCCTCGCTCTCTTTGCCGCTGCCCTCTTCTACCAGTACATGGAGGACCGCCGCGTCCGCTTCAAGATCCTCGCCGGATCCAAGCCCTCCCTGCCGCCGCCCCCGTCGGCGGTCGAGTCTCCCTTCCTCCTGCCCCCCTCCGCCTCCGCTTTCTTCCGCCCATCCGCCAGGCTCGCCTCCGCCCTCCTCTTCGGCGTGAACTCCGCGGTCGGGTACCTCCTCATGCTCGCCGTCATGTCCTACAACGCCGGCGTATTCGTCGCCGTCGTCGCCGGCCTGACGGTCGGGTACTTCTTCTTTGTAAGCGGAGGGGAAGCGGATTTCGTGGCGTTGCAGAATTCCTGTGGCTGCCCTTAATTCGGCCTTTCATCTTCGGTACTCGCTTTAGATACATGCTTTATATCTATCTAAAATGTGTGTTACTGAGAACTCTTCTGTTAATTATCGTGTTATGGTTTACAATTTTCTGCATTATGTTTTTACAAGGTGGCATAATAGTGATTATGCACATAGTTTTTGTGAAGTAAAATTGTGAAAAGATATTTGGAAATATGAGTCTATGCAATTCCCAAAACATACTGTTGTTTCCAGTTTTTGTTTTATCTCCAGTggtatcaaatatgttttgagttCTGATATCTTGTTTTATGctttaaaattttcttctttgttttcgTTTGTGATGATCTATTTTAAGTTTCCGGTTTGGTTTTTAGTTTTTACAATGTTTTGTTGAATGTGATGTTTAATAGTGGTTGTCGTTTAGAAGTACacaattcatatttgaaattaaaatagaCAAAGAAGAAAACAGTTTAGATCTTGTCACGACATGTAATTGCATATATGTTTACTTAAGCTATT
Coding sequences:
- the LOC103997925 gene encoding copper transporter 5.1-like translates to MMHITFYWGKKATILFDSWRTDSWPGYLLSLLALFAAALFYQYMEDRRVRFKILAGSKPSLPPPPSAVESPFLLPPSASAFFRPSARLASALLFGVNSAVGYLLMLAVMSYNAGVFVAVVAGLTVGYFFFVSGGEADFVALQNSCGCP
- the LOC135593099 gene encoding exocyst complex component EXO70A1-like, whose translation is MDGSGGAAAVEGDLEAAEKLIMRWDSTASSAGDERMLFDGGDRSDAERFLRAVDEIRRSIREPIATGSPRRSSSSAFHSSSENAIQIAMARLEDEFRNLLLTRPNEIEVDELVDLSTLSMKSSASGEGSGDLSDAEGGGGVDGGEEHAFLSETVEGSSSSSRIRRSSMRSTRSIREIDLLPSDAVDDLRSIAERMIAAGYGRECVQVYAGARKAAVDVCLRQLGVEKHSIGEVQRLEWDALEAKIRRWIRAAKICVRIVFSSERRLCERVFDGLGITDDAPFTETVRGAAIQLFGFAEAISIGRRSPEKLFKILDLHDTISDLLPDIAAVFLSKSAESIYTQAAEILSRLAEAVRGILSEFENAVLRDPPKTAVPGGTIHPLTRYVMNYISLISDYKPTLIELIITRPSASSRFSGDDQAAVGATPPEIEFPEAENQTPLAAHLIWIIVVLAHNLENKANLYKDTALAHLFLMNNVHYIVHKMKGSPELREMIGDEYLRKLTGKFRLSATSYQRATWVRILHCLRDEGIHVSGSFSSGVSKSMLRERFRAFNAAFEEAHKTQAIWFVPDTQLREELRISISEKLLPAYRSFLGRFRQHIESGRHPEMYIKYSVEDLEISLSDFFEGCPPSLNNRRRSH